CATCCGGAATCGATTCTGACCACCCACGGCGCGCGCCTGCTTGAGCAGACCCTGGCCTGGGCGCTGGCGAAGTAATATAAGGAACACGACGATGCAACCTATTCTTGAGAAACTGTACCGCGCCGAGTCGATGAGCCAGCAGGAAAGCCAACAGCTGTTCAGCGCCATCGTGCGCGGCGAATTGGAGCCGAGCCAACTGGCAGCGGCGTTGATCAGCATGAAAGTCCGCGGCGAGCGCCCGGAGGAGATCGCCGGCGCCGCCAAAGCGCTGCTGGACGACGCTCAGCCGTTCCCGCGCCCTGACTACCTGTTCGCCGATATCGTCGGTACCGGCGGCGACGGTACCAACAGCATCAATATTTCCACCGCCAGCGCCTTCGTGGCGGCGGCGTGCGGCGCGAAGATCGCCAAACACGGTAACCGCAGCGTCTCCAGCCGCTCCGGCTCTTCGGACCTGCTCGCGGCGTTCGGCATCCGCCTGGATCTGCCGGCGGAAGATGCGCGCAAGGCGCTGGACGATCTCGGCGTGTGTTTCCTGTTCGCGCCGCAGTATCACACCGGTTTTCGTCACGCCATGCCGGTGCGCCAGCAGTTGAAAACCCGCACGCTGTTCAACGTGCTGGGTCCGCTGATCAACCCGGCACGTCCGCCGCTGGCGCTGATCGGCGTGTACAGCCCGGAACTGGTGCTGCCGATTGCCGAAACCCTGCGCGTACTGGGTTATCAGCGCGCGGCGGTGGTTCACGGCGGCGGCATGGACGAGGTGGCGATCCACGCCACGACGCACGTAGCGGAATTGAACAACGGCGAAATCAGCAGCTACCAGCTCACGCCGCAGTCCTTCGGATTGGAGACCTATCCGCTGGAAGCCTTGCTGGGCGGCACGCCGGAAGAAAACCGTGACATTTTGGCGCGGCTGTTACAAGGTAAAGGCGAGCCGGCGCACGCTGCGGCGGTCGCGGCCAACGTCGCGTTGCTTCTGAAGTTATTCGGACATGAAGACCTGCGCCAAAATGCGCGGCAGGCACTGGATATGATCAACAGCGGGCAGGCCTATGAGCGTGTCATCGCACTGGCGGCAAGAGGATAAATGATGCAGGAAACCGTGCTACACAAGATTGTCCGCGACAAAGCGCAATGGATCGCGGCGCGACAACAGCAACAGCCCCTGGCCGGCTTTCAGAATGACATCGTATCGAGCGAACGCAGCTTCTATCACGCGCTGCAGGGCACCCGGACGGCGTTCATTCTCGAATGCAAGAAAGCCTCTCCTTCCAAGGGACTGATTCGCGAAAACTTTGATCCGGTGGAGATCGCCACGGTCTATAAAGATTTCGCCTCGGCGATCTCGGTGCTGACCGACGAAAAATACTTCCAGGGCAGTTTCGATTTCCTGCCGCTGGTCAGTAAAACCGTCAGCCAGCCGGTGTTGTGTAAAGACTTTATCATCGACCCGTATCAGATTTACCTGGCGCGCTACTATCAGGCCGATGCCATTCTGCTGATGCTGTCGGTGTTGACCGACGAGCAGTACCGCCAGCTGGCGGCGGTGGCCCACAGCCTGAATATGGGCGTGCTGACTGAAGTGATCAGTGAAGAAGAGCTGCAGCGCGCAATCGCGCTGGAAGCGCGCGTAGTCGGCATCAACAACCGCGATCTGCGCGATCTGAGCATCGACCTGGATCGCACCCGCCAACTGGCGCCGCGCGTGCCGCATGGCGTGACGGTGATCAGCGAGTCGGGCATCAACAATTACGGGCAGATCCGCGAGCTGAGCCATTACGCCAACGGCTTCCTGATCGGCAGTGCGCTGATGTCGGAACCCGATCTGCGCGCCGCCGTGCGCCGCGTGATCTTGGGTGACAACAAAGTGTGCGGCCTGACCCGTCCGCAGGACGCCGCCGCCGCCTATCAGGCCGGCGCCATCTACGGCGGGCTAATCTTCGTTGGGCGTTCACCGCGGTATGTGGACATCACCCGCGCCCGCGAAGTGATCTCCGGCGCGCCCCTGAAATACGTCGGCGTGTTCTGCGACGCCCAGGTCGATACCGTGGCGCTGACCGTTGAGCGCCTCGGTCTGCATGCGGTGCAATTGCACGGCGCGGAAGATCAGGCCTATATCAGCGCCCTGCGCGCCCGCTTGCCGGCCGATTGCCGCATCTGGAAAGCGTTGAGCGTGAAAGATCGGGTGCCGGCGCGCGATCTGCAGCATGTAGACCGTTATCTGCTGGACAACGGCGCCGGCGGCACCGGCCAACGCTTCGACTGGTCGGTATTGCAAGGCGAAGATCTGACTAACGTGATGCTGGCGGGCGGCCTGCGCGCCGACAACTGCGTCGAAGCGGCCAAGCTCGGCTGCGCCGGGCTGGACTTCAACTCCGGCGTGGAAAGCGAACCGGGCATCAAAGATCCCGCGCGCCTGGCCTCGGTCTTCCAGACCCTGCGCGCCTACTGAATACGGCTCTATATTAATAACGGATAATAACGGGAACTATCATGACGCTGCTTAACCCCTACTTCGGCGAATTTGGTGGCCAATATGTGCCGCAAATTCTGATGCCGGCCCTGAAACAACTGGAAGAAGCCTTTGTCAGCGCGCAGCGCGATCCGGAATTCCAGGCGGAATTTATCGACCTGTTGAAGAACTACGCGGGCCGCCCGACGGCGCTGACGCTGTGCAAAAACCTCACCGCCGGCAGCAACACCAAGCTTTATCTGAAGCGTGAAGACCTGCTGCACGGCGGCGCGCACAAGACCAACCAGGTGCTGGGCCAGGCCCTGCTGGCCAAGCGCATGGGCAAAACCGAGATCATTGCGGAAACCGGCGCGGGCCAACACGGCGTCGCTTCAGCGCTGGCCTGTGCGCTGCTCGGCCTGAAATGCCGCATCTATATGGGCGCCAAAGACGTCGAACGCCAGTCGCCTAACGTGTTCCGCATGCGGCTGATGGGCGCTGAAGTGATCCCGGTGCACAGCGGTTCCGCCACCCTGAAAGACGCCTGCAACGAAGCGTTGCGCGACTGGTCCGGCAGCTATGAAACCGCGCACTATATGCTCGGCACCGCCGCCGGCCCGCACCCTTACCCCACCATCGTGCGTGAATTCCAGCGCATGATCGGCGAAGAAACCAAAGCGCAGGTGCTGGAGCGCGAAGGCCGCCTGCCGGATGCGGTCATCGCCTGCGTCGGCGGCGGCTCCAACGCCATCGGCATGTTCGCCGACTTTATCGATGACGCCGACGTTGGGCTGATCGGCGTGGAGCCCGCCGGTCTGGGCATCGAAACCGGCCAGCACGGCGCGCCGCTGAAGCACGGTCACGTCGGCATCTACTTCGGCATGAAGGCGCCGATGATGCAGACCGCCGAAGGTCAGATTGAAGAATCCTATTCGATCTCCGCCGGGCTGGACTTCCCGTCCGTCGGGCCGCAACACGCCTTCCTGAACAGCATCGGCCGCGCCGAATACGTGTCGATCACCGACGACGAAGCGCTGGAAGCGTTCAAGGCGCTGTCGCGCCATGAAGGCATCATTCCGGCGCTGGAGTCTTCACACGCCCTGGCGCACGCGCTGAAAATGATCCGTGAAACACCGCAAAAAGAGCAGATCCTGGTGGTCAACCTGTCCGGCCGCGGCGACAAAGACATATTTACCGTTCACGACATTTTGAAAGCACGGGGAGAAATCTGATGGAACGTTATCAGCAACTGTTCACGCGTCTGGAAAGCAGCAAGGAAGGCGCCTTCGTCCCGTTTGTGACGCTGGGCGATCCTAATCCGGCGCTGTCGCTGCAGATTATCGACACCCTGATCGAAGCCGGCGCGGACGCGCTGGAGCTGGGCATCCCCTTCTCCGATCCGCTGGCGGATGGCCCAACCATCCAAAGCGCGACGCTGCGCGCCTTCGCCGCCGGCGTCACGCCTACCCAGTGCTTCGAGATGTTGGCGGCTATCCGCCAGAAGCACCCGACCATTCCCATCGGCCTGCTGATGTACGCCAACCTGGTGTTCCATAAAGGCATCGATGCGTTTTACCAACGCTGCGCCGAAGTGGGCGTGGATTCGGTGCTGGTCGCCGACGTGCCGTTTGAAGAGTCTGCGCCGTTCCGCGCCGCCGCCGCTCGCCACGGTATCGCACCGATCTTCATTTGCCCACCGAACGCCGATGACGATCTGCTGCGTGAAATCGCCTCGCACGGCCGCGGCTATACTTACCTGCTGTCGCGCGCCGGGGTGACCGGCACCGAAAGCCGGGCGCAGCTGCCGCTGCATCACCTGGTGAACAAACTGCGCGAGTATCACGCCGCACCACCGCTGCAAGGCTTCGGCATCTCCGAACCCGAACAGGTGAAAGCTGCGCTGCAGGCCGGGGCCGCCGGCGCGATCTCCGGCTCGGCCATCGTCAAAATCATCGAACAGCACCATGCCAACCCGGCGGAGATGCTGACCAAGCTGGCGGCCTTCGTCAGCAATATGAAACGCGCCACCCGGGCGTGATCCTCTTTAGCGAGCGCCCTGTCGGCGCTCGCTTTAACAGCTTGTTTCCCCTCAAGGTTTGTTCCATTTATTTGCAGCAAAAGTTTGAACAAACCCTGGTCTTGTCTCACAATGAACTTTGTTCGCTATGCATTTCTTTGTTTGCTTGGGGAATGCGCACGCTGCGGCGAAAAACTGTACGAATTTCAACCATAACATTGCATGGAGAGTAATTTATGAAGCTTTTTAAAACCCTTTCGGCCTTGTGCATGGCAGCCGTTGTGGCGGTCGCGGTGAGCGCTTGCGCGCCGACGGCAAAATCAGAGGGAACAGGCGGTTATATCGATGACACGGTGATCACCACCAAAGTGAAATCGGCACTGCTGGCGGATAAAAACATCAAGTCGCGCGAAATCAGCGTGGAAACCTTTAAAGGACGCGTTCAGTTGAGCGGTTTCGTAACGTCCAGCGATGACGCCAACCGTGCGGTGCAGGTCACTCGCGGCGTTGCCGGCGTGAAATCGGTTGAAAACGTGATGCAACTTAAATAATGCGACACAGGGAGGCGCAACGCCTCCCTGTTTGTGGCCTTCATCAGAAGCGATAACCCGCCCCGAACATGAACACCCACGGATCCAGACGCGTATCGAAGCTGTGGTGCCCGCCATTCGCATCGTTGAAGCGAGTTTTGGTTTCGATGTTCATCCACCACACCGACATGTTCAGCATCCAGTGCTCATCCAGGTTGTAATCCAGACCGGCCTGCGCCGCTACACCCCATGAGTCTTTCAGATCGAGGTTACTCAAACCGGCGCTTTTGCCGTAGTCGTTGAACTTCTCGTCGAAGAAGGTGGTGTAGTTAACGCCAACGCCCAGGTAAGGACGCAGTTTGTCCTGCTTATCGCCGAAGTAGTATTGCGCCATCAGCGTAGGAGGCAATTGGTGAACGGTCGCCAGATCGGTGCCGCCCAGCGTAACCTTGTGGCGGAATGGTGTCGCGGCCAACAACTCAACGCCGATGTTGTCCGTCACCATGTAACCGAAGGTCAGACCGAGCTGGGTGTTATTTTTCGCATCCAGCGAACCCAACCCCAATACGTTGTCCGAACCCGCATTTGGACGCACCGTCGCGGTTCCCGCGCGGAACAGGAAATCACCGGCCTGATGCGCACTTGCCAACATAGGCGCCATCATCGTCGCCAATACCACCAGAGTTGTCTTTTTCATTATCCATTCCATTTGTGTGGTTAATCTCTCGAGGGGGAATATACCTACTTTCGGGTATTTGTGATCCCATCGAGATCACATCTTATGTGTAAAAATTTAAAATCCTACTAAAAACAAGGTTACCTAACCGCTTAATAAATCAAGGATTGATCTGCATCAAAAAATCGATTTTGTTGCAAATTATCTACATGTTCAAATTTCGGTTGCGGAGAAAAATGCGGCTGAGGTAATTTCATTTTCCGTGTTGGTTTTGGTTGGTGCCGTAAGGAGTCGGTGGGCAATCAAGATGAGCGAAGTCCTTAATCCCTGTGTCAGCTGCGGCGCATGCTGCGGTTATTTTCGAGTTTCATTCTATTGGGCCGAAGCCGAAGACGGCGGCGGCACCGTTCCCCTTTCCTTGACAGAGCCGCTGACCCCGTTCCTGCGCTGTATGCAGGGGACTAACAGCAAGTCCCCCCGCTGCAATGCACTGGACGGCGAGATCGGCAAAGCCGTGTCCTGCTCGATCTACCTCAATCGGCCCAGCCCGTGCAGGGAGTTCGATCAGTCCGGTGAAAACGGCCTGCGCAACGAAGCCTGCGATCGCGCCCGGGAACGCTACGGCCTGCCGCCCCTGCCGGTGCCCTTGCCGCTATCGCTGCCTGAAACGCCGATCGTTGAAGAAATAGGCGTAGTGCAATTCGCGGGGTGCCACAGCGGCGTGGAACAGGGTACAATCACCCACTGATTTATCTCTGTTTTCCCGACGCCAAGGAGTCTGCATGCCTATCACGGCCAACGCTTTGTACCGTGACAGTTTTAATTTTTTACGCAACCAACTGGCCAGCATTCTGATGCTGGCGCTGTTGACGGCGTTTATCTCCGTGCTGCTGAATCAGGCCTTCAGCCCCGATGCCGAACAGTTGGCGACGCTCGCTGCCTCCACCAGCGATTTCGCTTCATCTACCGGTATGGGCATTCAGGAAGTGATCCAGCAGATGACGCCGGAACAGCAGATGGTGCTGCTGAAAGTATCGGCGGCCGCCACCTTCTCCGCGCTGGTCGGCAACGTGCTGCTGGTCGGCGGGATGCTGACGCTGATCCGTCTGGTGTCGCAAGGAGAACGCACCAGCGCCCTGCGCGCGCTCGGCGCCTCGGCGCCCGATCTGCCGCGTCTGTTGCTGCTGCTGTTTATCTGCACCCTACTGATCCAGCTCGGCCTGACGCTGTTTGTGGTGCCGGGCGTGCTCATGGCGATCGCCTTCGCGCTGGCGCCGGTGATCGCCTCCGTCGACAAAAAAGGCGTGTTCGCTTCGCTCAAACTGAGCAGCAAATTGGCCTTCGCCAATGCGCGCGTGATTGTGCCTGCGATGATGCTGTGGCTGGCGGCCAAGCTGCTGGTGCTGTTTTTGGTGAGCCATCTGTCGGTGCTGACGCCGAACGTCGCCAGCGTGGTGCTGACCGCGTTGAGCAACCTGGTGTCTGCCCTGCTGCTGATCTACCTGTTCCGTCTGTACATGCTGTTGCGCGGCTAACGCCAAGCAACCCAAAGCAAGGGGCACGCTTTGGCGTGCCCCTTTTTTGTTTACCCCATAGTGGCGGCTTCCGCCTGCTCCTTACTCTGAATCAACTTCAGCGCCAGATACAGGTCCGGCACCAAAATCAGTTCTTTGTCGCGCCCTAACCGGTTGATGCGGAACCAGCGCGTCAGCTCGGTGCGGCGCCCTGCCAACACCAACTTAACGTTACGCTGTAACAGATCACGCTTCAGTTCGTCGATTGCCGCCAGCACGCTGATATCGGCATGAGTAAAACTGGCTACCGCGTCCACCACCACCCAGCGCGGCTGGAACGGCGTGCTGTCGACCAAATTGAGGATGCGACGTTTAAAATAGGCCACGTTGAAATAGGTCAGCGGCGAATTGAAACGATACATCATGACGCCAGGCACCGCCTTCACCCCATTGTTGTTGCCCATGGAATGGAT
The sequence above is drawn from the Serratia sp. FDAARGOS_506 genome and encodes:
- the trpCF gene encoding bifunctional indole-3-glycerol-phosphate synthase TrpC/phosphoribosylanthranilate isomerase TrpF, which codes for MQETVLHKIVRDKAQWIAARQQQQPLAGFQNDIVSSERSFYHALQGTRTAFILECKKASPSKGLIRENFDPVEIATVYKDFASAISVLTDEKYFQGSFDFLPLVSKTVSQPVLCKDFIIDPYQIYLARYYQADAILLMLSVLTDEQYRQLAAVAHSLNMGVLTEVISEEELQRAIALEARVVGINNRDLRDLSIDLDRTRQLAPRVPHGVTVISESGINNYGQIRELSHYANGFLIGSALMSEPDLRAAVRRVILGDNKVCGLTRPQDAAAAYQAGAIYGGLIFVGRSPRYVDITRAREVISGAPLKYVGVFCDAQVDTVALTVERLGLHAVQLHGAEDQAYISALRARLPADCRIWKALSVKDRVPARDLQHVDRYLLDNGAGGTGQRFDWSVLQGEDLTNVMLAGGLRADNCVEAAKLGCAGLDFNSGVESEPGIKDPARLASVFQTLRAY
- the trpB gene encoding tryptophan synthase subunit beta, giving the protein MMTLLNPYFGEFGGQYVPQILMPALKQLEEAFVSAQRDPEFQAEFIDLLKNYAGRPTALTLCKNLTAGSNTKLYLKREDLLHGGAHKTNQVLGQALLAKRMGKTEIIAETGAGQHGVASALACALLGLKCRIYMGAKDVERQSPNVFRMRLMGAEVIPVHSGSATLKDACNEALRDWSGSYETAHYMLGTAAGPHPYPTIVREFQRMIGEETKAQVLEREGRLPDAVIACVGGGSNAIGMFADFIDDADVGLIGVEPAGLGIETGQHGAPLKHGHVGIYFGMKAPMMQTAEGQIEESYSISAGLDFPSVGPQHAFLNSIGRAEYVSITDDEALEAFKALSRHEGIIPALESSHALAHALKMIRETPQKEQILVVNLSGRGDKDIFTVHDILKARGEI
- the trpA gene encoding tryptophan synthase subunit alpha, translating into MERYQQLFTRLESSKEGAFVPFVTLGDPNPALSLQIIDTLIEAGADALELGIPFSDPLADGPTIQSATLRAFAAGVTPTQCFEMLAAIRQKHPTIPIGLLMYANLVFHKGIDAFYQRCAEVGVDSVLVADVPFEESAPFRAAAARHGIAPIFICPPNADDDLLREIASHGRGYTYLLSRAGVTGTESRAQLPLHHLVNKLREYHAAPPLQGFGISEPEQVKAALQAGAAGAISGSAIVKIIEQHHANPAEMLTKLAAFVSNMKRATRA
- a CDS encoding BON domain-containing protein; the protein is MKLFKTLSALCMAAVVAVAVSACAPTAKSEGTGGYIDDTVITTKVKSALLADKNIKSREISVETFKGRVQLSGFVTSSDDANRAVQVTRGVAGVKSVENVMQLK
- the ompW gene encoding outer membrane protein OmpW produces the protein MKKTTLVVLATMMAPMLASAHQAGDFLFRAGTATVRPNAGSDNVLGLGSLDAKNNTQLGLTFGYMVTDNIGVELLAATPFRHKVTLGGTDLATVHQLPPTLMAQYYFGDKQDKLRPYLGVGVNYTTFFDEKFNDYGKSAGLSNLDLKDSWGVAAQAGLDYNLDEHWMLNMSVWWMNIETKTRFNDANGGHHSFDTRLDPWVFMFGAGYRF
- a CDS encoding YkgJ family cysteine cluster protein, producing the protein MSEVLNPCVSCGACCGYFRVSFYWAEAEDGGGTVPLSLTEPLTPFLRCMQGTNSKSPRCNALDGEIGKAVSCSIYLNRPSPCREFDQSGENGLRNEACDRARERYGLPPLPVPLPLSLPETPIVEEIGVVQFAGCHSGVEQGTITH
- a CDS encoding YciC family protein produces the protein MPITANALYRDSFNFLRNQLASILMLALLTAFISVLLNQAFSPDAEQLATLAASTSDFASSTGMGIQEVIQQMTPEQQMVLLKVSAAATFSALVGNVLLVGGMLTLIRLVSQGERTSALRALGASAPDLPRLLLLLFICTLLIQLGLTLFVVPGVLMAIAFALAPVIASVDKKGVFASLKLSSKLAFANARVIVPAMMLWLAAKLLVLFLVSHLSVLTPNVASVVLTALSNLVSALLLIYLFRLYMLLRG